A single genomic interval of Lathyrus oleraceus cultivar Zhongwan6 chromosome 7, CAAS_Psat_ZW6_1.0, whole genome shotgun sequence harbors:
- the LOC127101919 gene encoding cyclin-dependent kinase inhibitor 3, producing the protein MGDRKRSSPTIVTMNEASPNGTSISKKRKITASASHLHHQSISSVTSVNSAATVSSDEFCSDHTPLPRFSSSKVMETCNVVKERDSTSLDPELKTKNFETVDLNATKRNLKSFREEEIDEFFARFEREEQKRFSEKYNFDIVRDMPLEGRYEWVHLH; encoded by the exons ATGGGAGATCGTAAACGCTCTTCTCCAACAATCGTAACCATGAACGAAGCTTCTCCAAACGGAACCTCCATTTCCAAGAAAAGAAAAATCACTGCATCTGCTTCACATTTGCATCACCAGAGTATCTCGTCGGTAACTTCCGTGAATTCCGCTGCCACGGTGTCTTCCGACGAATTTTGCTCCGATCACACTCCGCTTCCTCGTTTCAGCTCCAGCAAGGTTATGGAAACCTGCAACGTCGTTAAGGAACGCGACTCAACGTCGTTAGATCCGGAG CTGAAAACAAAGAATTTCGAAACGGTAGACTTAAACGCAACGAAACGCAATTTGAAGTCGTTCAG GGAAGAGGAGATTGATGAATTCTTTGCAAGGTTCGAGAGGGAGGAACAAAAACGGTTTTCTGAGAA GTACAACTTTGATATTGTTAGAGATATGCCGTTGGAGGGTCGTTATGAGTGGGTTCATTTACATTGA